Proteins from a genomic interval of Cucumis melo cultivar AY chromosome 7, USDA_Cmelo_AY_1.0, whole genome shotgun sequence:
- the LOC103492986 gene encoding probable glutathione S-transferase encodes MGEEVKLLDFWPSMFGMRVKIALAEKGVAYEYVEQDLRNKSPLLLQMNPIHKQIPVLIHNGKPICESSIIVEYIDEFWKDKAPLLPSDPYERAQARFWVDFIDKKIYESAKKIYTKKGEEQEGGKKEVIEILKQLEQVLGEKAYFGGECFGYLDIGLIGFSSWFYAYETIGNFSIEAECPKLISWVKRCLEKESVSNSLPDPKKVCESLLQFKKRFD; translated from the exons ATGGGAGAGGAAGTGAAGCTATTAGATTTCTGGCCCAGCATGTTTGGGATGAGAGTTAAAATAGCTCTGGCAGAGAAGGGTGTGGCGTATGAGTATGTGGAACAAGACCTCAGAAATAAGAGCCCTTTGCTTCTACAAATGAACCCAATTCACAAGCAGATCCCAGTTCTTATTCATAATGGAAAACCCATTTGTGAATCTTCCATTATTGTTGAGTATATTGATGAATTTTGGAAGGATAAAGCTCCTCTGTTGCCGTCCGATCCTTATGAAAGAGCTCAGGCCAGATTTTGGGTGGATTTCATCGACAAGAAG ATTTATGAAAGCGCGAAGAAGATATACACGAAAAAGGGAGAGGAGCAGGAGGGAGGGAAGAAGGAGGTTATAGAAATACTGAAGCAACTGGAACAAGTTCTAGGGGAAAAGGCTTATTTTGGAGGTGAATGTTTTGGATATTTAGACATTGGTTTGATTGGATTCTCTTCATGGTTTTATGCATATGAGACAATTGGGAACTTCAGCATTGAGGCTGAGTGTCCGAAGTTAATAAGTTGGGTGAAAAGATGTTTGGAAAAGGAGAGTGTTTCTAATTCTCTGCCTGATCCAAAAAAGGTTTGTGAGTCTTTGCTTCAATTTAAGAAAAGGTTTGACTAA